The Engystomops pustulosus chromosome 4, aEngPut4.maternal, whole genome shotgun sequence genome contains a region encoding:
- the FBXW11 gene encoding F-box/WD repeat-containing protein 11 isoform X1: MEPDSVIEDKTIELMCSVPRSLWLGCSNLVESMCALRCLQSMPSVRCLQTTSVMDDQNEDESPKKNTLWQITNGTSSVIVSRKRTSDGNYEKEKDVCIKYFDQWSESDQVEFVEHLISRMCHYQHGHINSYLKPMLQRDFITALPEQGLEHIAENILSYLDARSLCAAELVCKEWQRVISEGMLWKKLIERMVRTDPLWKGLSERRGWDQYLFKNRPTDGPPNSFYRSLYPKIIEDIETIEANWRCGRHNLQRIQCRSENSKGVYCLQYDDEKIISGLRDNSIKIWDKTSLECLKILTGHTGSVLCLQYDERVIVTGSSDSTVRVWDVNSGEVLNTLIHHNEAVLHLRFCNGLMVTCSKDRSIAVWDMASPTDITLRRVLVGHRAAVNVVDFDDKYIVSASGDRTIKVWSTSTCEFVRTLNGHKRGIACLQYRDRLVVSGSSDNTIRLWDIECGACLRVLEGHEELVRCIRFDNKRIVSGAYDGKIKVWDLQAALDPRAPASTLCLRTLVEHSGRVFRLQFDEFQIISSSHDDTILIWDFLNVPSNAPNETRSPSRTYTYISR; this comes from the exons TGTTCTGTGCCAAGGTCTTTGTGGCTAGGCTGCTCCAACCTGGTAGAGAGCATGTGCGCACTGAGATGCCTGCAGAGCATGCCCAGTGTCAGATGTCTCCAG ACAACTTCTGTTATGGATGATCAGAATGAAGATGAATCTCCTAAGAAGAACACCTTATGGCAG ATAACTAATGGGACTTCATCGGTGATTGTATCCAGAAAGCGCACTTCtgatggaaattatgagaaagaGAAGGACGTGTGTATAAAATATTTTGATCAGTGGTCTGAATCAGATCAGGTTGAATTTGTTGAACATCTTATTTCACGAATGTGTCACTACCAGCATGGACATATTAACTCTTACTTGAAGCCTATGTTACAACGAGACTTCATTACGGCATTACCAG aACAGGGCTTGGAACATATTGCAGAAAATATACTGTCCTATTTGGATGCGCGATCCCTGTGTGCAGCAGAACTTGTATGTAAAGAATGGCAAAGAGTGATTTCAGAAGGCATGCTGTGGAAAAAACTTATCGAGAGGATGGTCCGTACCGATCCATTGTGGAAAGGTTTATCGGAAAGAAGAGGATG GGATCAATATCTATTTAAAAACAGACCTACAGATGGCCCACCGAATTCCTTTTACCGATCACTTTATCCCAAAATTATTGAAGATATTGAG ACAATAGAAGCAAACTGGAGGTGTGGAAGGCATAATTTGCAAAGAATTCAGTGCCGTTCAGAAAACAGTAAGGGAGTTTATTGTCTTCAGTATGATGATGAGAAGATAATCAGTGGTCTGCGGGATAACTCCATCAAG ATTTGGGATAAAACAAGCTTGGAATGTTTAAAAATCTTAACAGGACATACTGGCTCAGTGCTTTGCTTACAGTACGATGAACGAGTCATAGTTACTGGATCTTCAGACTCCACTGTCAG agTTTGGGATGTTAATAGTGGAGAAGTGCTAAACACACTAATTCATCACAATGAAGCAGTCCTTCATCTTCGATTTTGCAATGGTTTAATGGTTACCTGCTCAAAGGACCGATCTATTGCTGTCTGGGATATGGCATCGCCCACAGATATCACTCTGAGGCGTGTTCTGGTTGGTCACCGTGCAGCGGTAAACGTTGTTGACTTTGATGACAAATATATTGTCTCTGCATCTGGAGATAGGACCATTAAG GTTTGGAGCACTAGTACTTGTGAGTTTGTTCGCACTCTAAATGGGCACAAACGTGGAATTGCTTGTTTACAGTATCGGGACCGTTTAGTCGTAAGTGGATCTTCTGATAATACCATCAG GTTATGGGATATAGAATGTGGAGCATGTTTACGGGTCTTAGAAGGCCATGAAGAGCTTGTCCGTTGTATAAGATTTGATAACAAGAGGATTGTCAGTGGAGCATATGATGG AAAAATAAAGGTTTGGGATCTGCAAGCTGCCCTGGATCCACGAGCACCTGCCAGCACCTTATGTTTGCGAACTTTAGTG GAACACTCAGGACGTGTATTCCGTCTTCAGTTTGATGAATTCCAAATCATTAGCAGCTCCCACGATGATACCATTTTGATCTGGGATTTTCTAAATGTTCCATCAAATGCTCCTAATGAAACCCGCTCTCCATCTAGGACATATACCTACATCTCCAGATAG
- the FBXW11 gene encoding F-box/WD repeat-containing protein 11 isoform X2, whose translation MEPDSVIEDKTIELMTTSVMDDQNEDESPKKNTLWQITNGTSSVIVSRKRTSDGNYEKEKDVCIKYFDQWSESDQVEFVEHLISRMCHYQHGHINSYLKPMLQRDFITALPEQGLEHIAENILSYLDARSLCAAELVCKEWQRVISEGMLWKKLIERMVRTDPLWKGLSERRGWDQYLFKNRPTDGPPNSFYRSLYPKIIEDIETIEANWRCGRHNLQRIQCRSENSKGVYCLQYDDEKIISGLRDNSIKIWDKTSLECLKILTGHTGSVLCLQYDERVIVTGSSDSTVRVWDVNSGEVLNTLIHHNEAVLHLRFCNGLMVTCSKDRSIAVWDMASPTDITLRRVLVGHRAAVNVVDFDDKYIVSASGDRTIKVWSTSTCEFVRTLNGHKRGIACLQYRDRLVVSGSSDNTIRLWDIECGACLRVLEGHEELVRCIRFDNKRIVSGAYDGKIKVWDLQAALDPRAPASTLCLRTLVEHSGRVFRLQFDEFQIISSSHDDTILIWDFLNVPSNAPNETRSPSRTYTYISR comes from the exons ACAACTTCTGTTATGGATGATCAGAATGAAGATGAATCTCCTAAGAAGAACACCTTATGGCAG ATAACTAATGGGACTTCATCGGTGATTGTATCCAGAAAGCGCACTTCtgatggaaattatgagaaagaGAAGGACGTGTGTATAAAATATTTTGATCAGTGGTCTGAATCAGATCAGGTTGAATTTGTTGAACATCTTATTTCACGAATGTGTCACTACCAGCATGGACATATTAACTCTTACTTGAAGCCTATGTTACAACGAGACTTCATTACGGCATTACCAG aACAGGGCTTGGAACATATTGCAGAAAATATACTGTCCTATTTGGATGCGCGATCCCTGTGTGCAGCAGAACTTGTATGTAAAGAATGGCAAAGAGTGATTTCAGAAGGCATGCTGTGGAAAAAACTTATCGAGAGGATGGTCCGTACCGATCCATTGTGGAAAGGTTTATCGGAAAGAAGAGGATG GGATCAATATCTATTTAAAAACAGACCTACAGATGGCCCACCGAATTCCTTTTACCGATCACTTTATCCCAAAATTATTGAAGATATTGAG ACAATAGAAGCAAACTGGAGGTGTGGAAGGCATAATTTGCAAAGAATTCAGTGCCGTTCAGAAAACAGTAAGGGAGTTTATTGTCTTCAGTATGATGATGAGAAGATAATCAGTGGTCTGCGGGATAACTCCATCAAG ATTTGGGATAAAACAAGCTTGGAATGTTTAAAAATCTTAACAGGACATACTGGCTCAGTGCTTTGCTTACAGTACGATGAACGAGTCATAGTTACTGGATCTTCAGACTCCACTGTCAG agTTTGGGATGTTAATAGTGGAGAAGTGCTAAACACACTAATTCATCACAATGAAGCAGTCCTTCATCTTCGATTTTGCAATGGTTTAATGGTTACCTGCTCAAAGGACCGATCTATTGCTGTCTGGGATATGGCATCGCCCACAGATATCACTCTGAGGCGTGTTCTGGTTGGTCACCGTGCAGCGGTAAACGTTGTTGACTTTGATGACAAATATATTGTCTCTGCATCTGGAGATAGGACCATTAAG GTTTGGAGCACTAGTACTTGTGAGTTTGTTCGCACTCTAAATGGGCACAAACGTGGAATTGCTTGTTTACAGTATCGGGACCGTTTAGTCGTAAGTGGATCTTCTGATAATACCATCAG GTTATGGGATATAGAATGTGGAGCATGTTTACGGGTCTTAGAAGGCCATGAAGAGCTTGTCCGTTGTATAAGATTTGATAACAAGAGGATTGTCAGTGGAGCATATGATGG AAAAATAAAGGTTTGGGATCTGCAAGCTGCCCTGGATCCACGAGCACCTGCCAGCACCTTATGTTTGCGAACTTTAGTG GAACACTCAGGACGTGTATTCCGTCTTCAGTTTGATGAATTCCAAATCATTAGCAGCTCCCACGATGATACCATTTTGATCTGGGATTTTCTAAATGTTCCATCAAATGCTCCTAATGAAACCCGCTCTCCATCTAGGACATATACCTACATCTCCAGATAG